The proteins below come from a single Chryseobacterium bernardetii genomic window:
- a CDS encoding restriction endonuclease subunit S, giving the protein MSNWDLVSAEKMYKNITDGTHDSPKAVEIGYPLVTSKNIKGGVLDLNSTNYISEEDYKNIIKRSKVDQWDLIISMIGEYCGYTYLEKNKNTNYAIKNVGVFKTDSRLESEWLKYYLKSSCGKYYLNLSKSGSSQPYISLGALRKLPILSPPLDIKKKIVNVLSSLDDKIELNNQINDNLDISKRCTTIGLSVDFQEKKAYNQAVARCWNEILKGNSEIVCI; this is encoded by the coding sequence ATGAGTAACTGGGATTTAGTAAGTGCTGAAAAAATGTATAAAAATATTACTGATGGAACACACGATTCTCCAAAAGCTGTTGAGATAGGATATCCATTGGTTACTTCAAAAAATATAAAAGGAGGAGTTTTAGATTTAAATTCTACAAATTATATTTCCGAAGAAGACTATAAGAATATTATTAAAAGAAGTAAGGTTGATCAATGGGATCTAATTATAAGTATGATTGGGGAATATTGTGGTTATACATACCTTGAAAAAAATAAAAATACAAATTATGCTATAAAAAATGTCGGAGTATTTAAAACAGATTCAAGATTAGAATCTGAATGGTTAAAATATTACTTAAAATCTAGTTGTGGCAAATACTATCTTAATCTTTCTAAATCTGGATCTTCTCAACCTTACATATCACTAGGGGCACTCAGAAAATTACCTATTCTAAGCCCTCCCTTGGATATTAAAAAAAAGATTGTAAATGTTTTATCATCATTAGATGATAAAATAGAACTCAACAATCAAATAAATGATAATTTAGACATATCAAAACGCTGTACGACTATTGGTTTGTCAGTTGATTTCCAAGAAAAGAAAGCCTATAATCAAGCGGTGGCAAGATGTTGGAATGAAATTTTGAAGGGAAATTCCGAGATAGTCTGTATTTAA
- a CDS encoding restriction endonuclease subunit S has translation MKYIFRIDEVAKLNQSSITNKDKFELINYLDTSSITKGKIDSWQELKHNYPSRAKRKIKQNTIVYSTVRPNQEHYGFFNSIEKENAIVSTGFATIDVFSDNVEPIFLYYLLTQKWVTNHLHTIAENSVSAYPSINPSDIGNLRFRFPNLTKQKKIANILSDIDNKINLNNQINDNLDICKTLYDYWFVQFDFPNETESLKSAVARCLE, from the coding sequence ATGAAATACATTTTTAGAATTGATGAAGTAGCAAAACTAAATCAATCTTCAATAACCAATAAAGATAAATTTGAATTAATTAATTATCTTGATACCAGTAGTATAACTAAAGGTAAAATTGATAGTTGGCAAGAGTTAAAACACAACTATCCAAGCAGAGCAAAACGAAAGATTAAACAAAATACCATTGTATATTCTACTGTGAGACCTAATCAAGAACATTATGGTTTTTTTAATAGTATCGAAAAAGAAAATGCTATTGTTTCCACAGGATTTGCAACCATTGATGTTTTCTCAGATAATGTGGAACCAATATTTTTATATTATCTACTCACACAAAAATGGGTAACAAATCATCTTCACACGATTGCAGAAAATTCTGTATCGGCTTATCCTTCTATAAATCCTTCTGATATTGGAAATTTAAGGTTCAGATTCCCTAATTTAACCAAACAAAAAAAAATTGCCAATATCCTAAGTGATATTGACAATAAAATTAACTTGAACAATCAAATAAATGATAATTTAGACATATGCAAAACGCTGTACGACTATTGGTTTGTGCAGTTTGATTTTCCTAATGAAACAGAAAGCCTTAAATCAGCGGTGGCAAGATGTTTGGAATGA
- a CDS encoding HsdM family class I SAM-dependent methyltransferase — protein MTQDINFITKTKSLIDNLKSVCANYGLGNDGNEFKIITQIFLYKFLNDKFRFAVKEEQPQLADAENFSKALREMSDDEYQFLLASLDPNIPRLHPDHLISHLFAIQNDSDFGKTFDDTLRQISIENADVFSVKSFSGAKDTLFDELTQFISDASQRDAFAKALINKLFEFSFEEMFVQKYDFFATIFEYLIKDYNTDSGGKYAEYYTPHAVARIMAKILVPDEVKGVKCYDPSAGSGTLLMSLAHQIGEKNCTIYSEDISQKSSNMLRLNLVLNSLTHSIPNIIKTNTIAQPFYLDTKFDYIVSNPPFKLDFSDFRDDLEKDAFKQRFFAGIPNVPKSKKESMAIYLLFIQHIMHSLSEKGQAAIVVPTGFITAQSGIEKKIRERLISNGWLRGVVSMPSNIFASTGTNVSVLFFDKRADSEHIILMDASKLGQTVKEGKNQRTVLTTEEEAKIVETFNQKQAVEDLSVVVTKEQIAEKNYSFSAGQYFEVKIEYVDITPEEFAEKMQDFETNLQSLFAEGNALDIKIQEQLKSLRYE, from the coding sequence ATGACTCAAGATATAAACTTTATAACAAAAACAAAGTCTTTAATCGACAATCTTAAAAGTGTATGTGCCAATTACGGGCTGGGAAATGACGGAAATGAATTTAAGATTATTACGCAAATATTTCTATATAAATTTCTTAATGATAAATTCCGCTTTGCGGTAAAAGAAGAGCAACCTCAACTTGCAGATGCTGAGAATTTTTCTAAAGCACTTCGTGAGATGAGTGATGACGAATATCAGTTTCTACTGGCAAGCTTGGATCCTAATATTCCAAGATTACATCCGGATCATTTGATTTCGCATTTGTTCGCAATTCAAAATGACAGTGATTTTGGAAAAACATTTGATGATACTTTAAGACAAATTTCGATTGAAAACGCAGATGTATTTTCGGTAAAATCATTCAGTGGTGCAAAAGATACCTTATTTGATGAACTAACACAATTTATCTCTGATGCTTCTCAACGTGATGCTTTTGCAAAAGCATTGATTAATAAATTGTTTGAGTTTTCTTTTGAAGAAATGTTTGTTCAGAAATATGATTTCTTTGCAACTATTTTTGAATATTTAATTAAAGATTACAACACAGATAGCGGTGGTAAGTATGCTGAATATTATACACCACACGCTGTTGCCCGTATTATGGCAAAAATTCTTGTGCCGGATGAAGTAAAAGGTGTAAAATGTTATGATCCAAGTGCAGGATCGGGAACTTTGTTGATGAGTTTAGCTCATCAAATTGGTGAAAAGAATTGCACAATCTATTCAGAAGACATTTCACAGAAATCGAGCAATATGTTACGTCTAAATTTGGTTTTGAACAGCCTTACGCATTCAATTCCGAATATTATTAAAACTAACACCATTGCACAGCCTTTTTATTTAGATACAAAGTTTGACTACATCGTTTCTAATCCACCTTTTAAGTTAGACTTTTCTGATTTTAGAGATGATTTGGAGAAAGATGCTTTTAAACAAAGATTCTTTGCTGGGATTCCAAATGTTCCGAAAAGTAAGAAAGAATCGATGGCGATTTATCTTTTGTTTATTCAGCATATTATGCACAGTTTAAGTGAAAAAGGTCAGGCTGCCATAGTTGTTCCAACAGGTTTCATTACTGCCCAAAGTGGGATTGAAAAGAAAATTCGTGAAAGGTTAATCAGTAATGGCTGGCTTCGTGGTGTAGTAAGTATGCCAAGTAATATTTTTGCGAGTACAGGAACAAATGTATCTGTTTTGTTTTTTGATAAAAGAGCAGATAGCGAGCATATTATTTTAATGGATGCTTCCAAGCTGGGACAAACAGTGAAAGAAGGCAAAAACCAACGTACGGTTTTAACTACCGAAGAAGAAGCTAAAATTGTAGAGACCTTTAATCAAAAACAGGCTGTTGAAGACTTATCAGTTGTGGTAACGAAGGAGCAAATTGCTGAAAAGAATTACTCTTTTTCTGCAGGACAATATTTTGAGGTTAAAATAGAATATGTAGACATAACGCCAGAGGAATTTGCAGAGAAAATGCAAGATTTTGAAACAAATTTACAAAGTCTTTTTGCTGAGGGAAATGCTTTGGACATAAAAATTCAGGAACAGCTTAAAAGTTTGAGGTATGAGTAA